The following is a genomic window from Candidatus Kuenenbacteria bacterium.
CCAAAATCCAAAATCCAAATTTCTAATCAAATCCAAAATCCAAAATCAAAAAGATTTAAAAATAAAAGGAGCGGTATTAGAGAAATTGATGGAGCATAAAAAAGAAGCGTTTTTGTCCAAGGAGTTGGCGACGATTAAGACAGATGTGCCAATGAAATTTGACTTGGAAGGGTGCCGAGTGAGACCATTTGACGCACCAAAAATTGTAGAATTATTTCAGGCGTGGAATTTTAAATCATTGATCGCCCGAATTCCCGCAGCGGAAAAAGAGCTGACAAGGGGGCAGGGGAGTTTGTTTGCTAAAAGAGAGGAGACTAGAGAAGAAAGAAAGGTTGATTTTGAAATAGGAAAAGGATATATATTGGTTGATAGCCAAGAGAAAGTAGAAAGGTTTTTGGTGGAACTCGGAAAACAAAAAATATTTGCCATTGATACAGAGACAAATGGGCTGGATCCGTTTCAGGCTGATTTGATTGGAATTAGTTTTAGTTTTGAAGAGGGGAAAGGGTATTACCTGCCTGTCGGAAGAAATTTTCAATTTTCAATTTTCAATTTTCAATTATTATTAAATAAATTAAAACAGATTTTGGCGGATGGGGGTATTAAGAAGGTGGGGCATAATATTAAATTTGATATGGAGACTTTGGCTGGGGCGGGATTGGAACTGAAAGGAGTGGAATTTGATACCATGGTGGCGTCTTATCTTTTGAACCCGGGGACAAGACAGCACAATCTTGATGCGGTGGTATTCACTGAATTTGGTTATGAGATGACACCGATAGAGAGTCTGATAGGTAAGGGGAAAGACCAGATTACAATGGATAAAGTAGAATTAAACAGGGTGGCGGATTATGCGATTGAGGATGCTGACTATACTTGGCGGTTGTATAAAAGATTGGACAAACAATTGATAAAAAACAAATTGCGAGAATTGATGGATAAAATTGAGACGCCATTAATTTCAGTTTTGGCTGAAATTGAGAAAAATGGGGTTTTGGTTGATGTAAAATTTCTTGGCAAGATGAGTCGTGAAGCAGGGGAAAGAATAAAAGAATTGGAGAAAAAGATTTATAAAATGGCAGGGCGGGAATTTAATGTGCGTTCGCCAATACAACTTAAAGAGGTTTTGTTTGATGAGATGGGGATTTCAAGGTTGGGGTTGGCAAAAACCAAAACGGGAACCTCAACAGCCGCAGCAGAGCTGGACAAACTGCAGGGCGTTCATCCGATTATTGATTTGATTTTGGAGCATCGGGAATTGTCAAAATTGAAGAGCACCTATACAGATGCTTTGCCGGAGTTGATAAACCCAAAGACCGGCCGGATCCATGCTTCATTTAATCAGACAGTAACAGCGACCGGGAGGCTGTCATCTTCAGAGCCAAACTTACAAAATATTCCTATCAGAACAGAATTGGGCAAAAAAATTAGGCAGGCATTTGTGGCACCCAAGGGTTTTAAGATAGTAACGATAGATTATTCGCAGATAGAGCTCAGGATTGCGGCTTCAATGTCGGGTGATAAGAAAATGTTGCAAGCTTTTAAAAATAGTGAGGATATCCATCGGCGAACGGCGGCAGAGGTTTTTGGTGTAAAACCAGAAGCGGTGACACCAGAAATGAGGCGCAAGGCCAAAGAAGTAAACTTTGGGGTTTTGTATGGGCTGGGGGCTAGGGGCTTGGCGCAGAGAACCGGGACGAGTTATGAAGAGGCAATGCTTTTTATTGAAAAATATTTTGAGATATTTGGTGATTTGAAAAATTATTTGGAGGAAACCATTGAGCAGGCACATGAAAATGAATATGTGGAGACGCTTTTTGGCCGGAAACGTTATTTGCCAGAGATCAATGCTGAACACCAACAGCTAAGGGCGGCAGCAGAGAGAATGGCGGTCAATCAACCAATCCAAGGTACGGCGGCTGACCTGATGAAGCTGGCGATGATAAAAATAGATGAGATGCTTAAAAAAGATAAGCTTGGGGAGATAAAAATGGTTTTGCAGGTGCATGATGAGTTGGTATTCGAAGCTCCAGACAATATGGCAGAGGTGATTGGCAAAAAAATGAAAGAAACGATGGAAAGTGTTTATAAATTTAAGTGTCCAATAGTGGCAGAGATGTCTATTGGTAATAATTGGGGAGAATGTAAATAAAATGTAAAATTTAAAACTCAAATTTAAATTTATATATGGTATTTGCATAGTTTTTTGAAAAATGCCATAATTACTATATAAATCTAATTTTTCCAGATATTTTGGCTGTAGGCCAGAGCGATCTGGAAGATAGATCTATGGCCCTTTTATCTCGCCAAAGGCGGGGTAAAGTTATAAACTAAATGTAGAAAAATATGGCCAAAATGACGAAATCAGCCTTGTTACAAGCTTTGGCAGACAAGACTGGTATGACCAAAAAAGACGTTGCTTCTTTTTTGGAAAAAATGGTCGAATTAGCTTATTCTGAAGTAAAGAAGAATGGCGAATTCGTAGTGCCTGGTATGGGTAAAATGGTAAAGGTTATGCGCAAAGCTAGAGAGGGTAGAAACCCGGCAACTGGCGAGACTATCAAGATCCCGGCCAAAACAGTAGTAAAATTTAGAGTAGCCAAGGCCGCAAAAGAAGCAGTATTATAAGAAAAAGAATTTATAAGAACAAAAAATCCTTCCGCATACACGGAGGGATTTTTTAGCCCCTAATTTTTATAGTGTGCTTTTAAGTCCGCGGCTATTGGTGGTTTTTAAATTATGATCAATTATTCATTAAACACAGAGCCATCAATCGCGTATTTTTTGGCAATTTCCTTGGTGATTAGTTTTTCCTTGATAAGTTGTTGTAGGTATTGGTCCATACTGATCATGCCATCGTCTGAGGAGGTTTGGATAACGGTTTTTATCTGGGCAATTTTGTTTTCTCTGATGAGGTTGGCGACAGCTGGGGTGTTGATCATGATTTCTCTGGCCACGACGCGGCTTTGTCCGTCTGGAGCGGGGAGGAGTTGTTGGGCGATAACACCAATAAGACACATAGACAACTGCATACGTATCTGATCTTGCTGGTGAGGTGGGAAGATGTCAATAATTCTGTCTATTGTTTGAGAGGCATTGGGTGTGTGGAGGGTGGTCAAAACAAGGTGCCCGGTTTCTGCTAGGGTGATAGTAGACGAGATTGTTTCTAGGTCGCGCATTTCGCCAACCATAATGACGTTGGGGTCTTGTCTTAATACATGTTTTAGGGCTTCGGGGAAAGAAACAAAATCAAAACCATATTGGCGCTGGCGGATAATGCTTTTTTGCGGCTGAAAGACGAATTCAATCGGATCTTCCATGGTTATGATATTGGCAGCACGGGAGTTATTTATATAGTTGATAATGGCGGCGAGTGAGGTGGACTTACCGCAGCCGGTTGGGCCAGTAAGAATAATCAGGCCTTGATTGAGCTCGGCTAGCCGATAGACAATTTGGGGCATATTAGTTGATTCCATGGTTGGCGGTTCGGTGTTGATAATGCGGGCGACCAGTCCGGGATTACCTTTTTCAAAATGAAGATTGACACGAAAACGTTCTCCGGAGCTAAGTTCATGGGAGACATCCATTTCTCGAGTATTGATAAAATCTTCTTTTTGTTTGGGCGTTAGGATGGTATATATTAATTCTTCAACTTTCTTTTTGTTGATAATACCAAAATCATCAAGACGATAAAGAACACCATTGATTCTGATAATTGGTGGTTCATTGACGACGAGGTGGACGTCAGAGGCGCCTTTGTCGACGCCGATTTTAAAGATTTGATCCAAGAGCATAGTAGTTGGTTAATTTTTATATGGTTATTATACCACAATTGTCTCACTGGTGGTAATTTTTTGGGTGTAATTTTTTTTGACTTTTGGCGGCGTTTATGGTTAGATTGTTTAAATACTAGAAAACAAAAATTGACATATCAATATAAGGTTTGGGAGGACAAGATGAATCAAGAACTATGTTATCAGAAAGTGGTTTTGGTGGCTAAGGGCGAAAATTTTTTTAGCCAGCAATTCCATGAACGTGAAGTGCCGTTCACTCTAGCTGATGAGAATGGTCTGGAAAGTTTAGATTTCGAGCCTGACTTGATTCTTGCAGTAAATCAGGGATTGAGGCGAGCAGAGGCATTTAAGGCAAAGTTTGCCTCGGCGACGGTAGTGGTCTGTCAAGGCGGCGCAAAGCACTTCTCTCCACTTTTGACAGTGGTTTGGGGGCAGGGTGTGAATGAACACGATTACCACCATTTTGCCAGCTGGGATGCTTTTTTCAGCCTGCTTAGTACACCATTCTTGAAGCAGGAGAAAATATTGCAACAAGTCGATGACGGTGTTTTTAACATCGATAGCGACTTGGCAAAAAAGACGGTGCCCCTAATGGATGGCGACGAAACCATGAGCAAGAGAACCCATGGTTTTAACAGCATGTATTATACGGGGGAGAGATATTTAGGCTGGTATCTTGATTGGTTGGCAGAAGTAGAAAAAAAAAGGTTTCCGTGCCACTTCACCATGCGAACTGACGGCTCGGCTGGTAAAAAAAAGGTCTCCATAGTCTCGGTAAGATATTTCCCCGAAGTCCATGTCCACAAAGGGGTGGGAGTATTTAATTTGGAAGATTGGGCCATGTTTAGGGACAGTGACGGCAGAAAGTATCCGGCTTCGGTGGTGGGGGTAGATACAGGTGATCGCCAGATTATTACTTTTAAATTTGGCGTTCCATTGACTCGAAAAAAAGTATCAAGACTTACATGCTTTCAAAAAATAGTTAATAAGGCGATGCACAATAGGTATCTAGAGATGGTTCATAATTTGGAGGTGAATGAAGGAACATTGCCATTGAGAGTCTTGGCTGGCTCGGCGAATAATTCAGCGACCAAGTTTCCGGATGAAGTAAAAATTGATCCGAGAGGCCGCAAAATTTTGTGTGATCAGTGGCAATGTGAAGCTCTAGCGGCGACGATGAGCAATCAGCCAGTCACCTGCATAGAGGGTATTGGCGGATCTGGCAAGACAACACTCCAAGCTATGGCGGCTAAAAATTTTTATCAACAGGGCAAGATTATCTTTTTGGTTTCTCATAGCAATAAAGGCTTGGATGTTTTACTCAATGAGGTTGTGCTTAATTTGGGTAAAGAACAATATCCATTTATCTTTCGTCTAGGAAATGGTAGACAAATGATAGAGAAAGTCAATCTACCATTTCACCGCCTAAATAGATTTGAAGCTGGAAAAGCCAGTGAATTGGAGCTGGCTGAAATTCAGAAAGCGATTAATAGTGGGAAGGGAGTTATTATCGCTTGTACTTTAAATGGTCTCATAGTTGATGAGACTATTAAAAAGATGCTGGAGGCTGGAATTTATCCAGATGTATCTTTTCTGGATGAGGCTAGCCGTGGCCATGTCTATGAAGTAGTTTTTCTTTATAGCATAACTAGGGAAAAAGTGATAAATACCCTCGACCGGCAGCAGCTTTCGAATATTCCTTTGTCAAGAGAAGCGCGCTCGGAGCTGCAGGAAAGCGGCTCAAGATTTGAAGAGATTGACGATTTTGACGCCGGGCTTTTAAAAACTTTTCTCAAAAAGGGTTTGTTGACCAGTATTTTTTTGAGGATTTGCCGACGATCACTACCCAAAATTATTGAGGTGTTTAATGTTTTTTATGGTGGGCAGGTGATCCCTGGACGCTTTGAAGATGGCAATCAGGGGCAAGTAATTGTCTATGATTTCTGTAAGGCGCAGGATAGATGGGATGAGCCGAGCGGCAACTCTCTCATCAATAGGCGTGAGGCAAAGCTACTCGCGCAAGTTTTCAAACGCTATTGGAAACAATCACCGGATCCTGATTTGGTTGGCATTATCACTTTTTATCAGGGGCAAGTTCGGGAAGTAAGAAAGAAACTCCGAGCGCCATTGATTTTTGCCCTTAGAGTTGAGCAAGAAGAATTTGATGCCAATATACCGGAGATTGTAAACACGGTGGATGCCTTTCAGGGCTCTCAGCGGCGGAGAATTTTGCTCTCCATGGTTAACTCGAATATGCTTTTTAACATAGGATTTAATCACCACGAAGAGAGGGTCGTGGTGGCTCTGACAAGAGCCCAGGATTGTTTGGTTATTTTTGTAAATTCAGATACATATTTACAAAGTGATCAGGCATCCTCCAATACCAAGGGGGCTATCCAAAAGGCGATCGAAATTGCTAAGATGGATGGCGTGTATTTCTTGGTGAAATAATAAAAAAGGCAAAAAAAGAACGGCGATCTGCAAAATGCACAGAACGCCGTTTTTATTTGGGCGAGATGCCACCGCATTGGGCATGAATCCTTTTGCTCAATATAATTGTTGATGGTATTGAGACAGACACCTCGCCTGGAGTGCCAAGCCCAAAATGATGTGGGCGGCTTTCCATGTCCTCGACCTCATCTTTTTTTTGGGCATTCGGGTGGCCGGCTCGCAGTGAGCAGCCACCCATTGAGGTACAGTTGGGCACAAAAACCTAACTGCCACCTGGGCACTCCAATTTAGGAGTTGCGATACGAAGAACATATCCGTCCTCCTTTGTTGGAATGTTCAGTTTTTACTCTAACAAAAGAGAAAAATAAGTCAAGAGTTTATTTAAAAACAAAAACATCAATCTGATAGATTGATGTTTTTGAAAAAAGATACTCGGGGGTGACTACTCGCCTCGCTGGACCCGCCTAGACTCGTTAGGCGAGGCTGGCGCAAGTCGAAGCGGGCTGGGATTTGTCCCGAGATAAACTCGGGATAAAAACCCAGACTAGCGGGACCATCCCCCACCAAAATTTGGAGGAAGGGTGTCCGGGGGTGACTAGAGGGAATTGAACCCTCGCTAGCGGGACCACAACCCGCTGTTCTACCATTAAACTATAGTCACCCCCCAACATCCTTGTCTGCTTGGGGGTTTTGGTGGGGGACTGTTCTACTACTAAACTATAGTCACCCCTAAATATCTTTTTGTTGAGCTGGTACCCCCGAGAGGAATCGAACCCCTATAACCAGCTTAGAAGGCTGGTGTTCTATCCATTGAACTACGGGGGCATAAAATAATTAAAAAACTTTCAGTCTTAATTTCCGAATAATAATTAATTTTTATAATTTTTAAAGAAAATTTGCGGAATTGGGGACACTGGGGTAAAAAATTAGCTTTTGGGCTAGAAAACAATAAAAAAGCTAAAGTTGAAGCTTACTTAGATAAACATACACTAAAATGCTTTTTTTTTCAAGTTTTGGCCAAATATTTGACAGAACTTGTGGTTGGTGATATTGTAAAGGAAGACAATATTTTATTTATCCACACCTGCCTTTAGGATGATATTACCCAAAATATTAATGATTTTAAGGCAGTTTATCAAATCAAATAAAAATATCCTTTAATACACAAATTTCGGCCGGCTGCAAGGTGGTTGCCGAGTT
Proteins encoded in this region:
- the polA gene encoding DNA polymerase I encodes the protein MKKEKIAIIDANAIVHRAFHALPPLMTKDGVLVNAVYGFANILLKVLKDIKPEYVAVCFDVSKETFRLEMYKEYKAQREKQPDELYSQIDLVKEMIGAFNMSIFAVKGFEADDLIGTIVKKIQNFNVKQNPKSKIQKGNEIESVVVTGDMDTLQLIGDNTKVYTLKKGIADTIIYDETAVRARYGFGPEAMVDYKALRGDPSDNIPGVKGIGEKTATELIKEFGTLEKVYEYVEQTQNPKSKFLIKSKIQNQKDLKIKGAVLEKLMEHKKEAFLSKELATIKTDVPMKFDLEGCRVRPFDAPKIVELFQAWNFKSLIARIPAAEKELTRGQGSLFAKREETREERKVDFEIGKGYILVDSQEKVERFLVELGKQKIFAIDTETNGLDPFQADLIGISFSFEEGKGYYLPVGRNFQFSIFNFQLLLNKLKQILADGGIKKVGHNIKFDMETLAGAGLELKGVEFDTMVASYLLNPGTRQHNLDAVVFTEFGYEMTPIESLIGKGKDQITMDKVELNRVADYAIEDADYTWRLYKRLDKQLIKNKLRELMDKIETPLISVLAEIEKNGVLVDVKFLGKMSREAGERIKELEKKIYKMAGREFNVRSPIQLKEVLFDEMGISRLGLAKTKTGTSTAAAELDKLQGVHPIIDLILEHRELSKLKSTYTDALPELINPKTGRIHASFNQTVTATGRLSSSEPNLQNIPIRTELGKKIRQAFVAPKGFKIVTIDYSQIELRIAASMSGDKKMLQAFKNSEDIHRRTAAEVFGVKPEAVTPEMRRKAKEVNFGVLYGLGARGLAQRTGTSYEEAMLFIEKYFEIFGDLKNYLEETIEQAHENEYVETLFGRKRYLPEINAEHQQLRAAAERMAVNQPIQGTAADLMKLAMIKIDEMLKKDKLGEIKMVLQVHDELVFEAPDNMAEVIGKKMKETMESVYKFKCPIVAEMSIGNNWGECK
- a CDS encoding HU family DNA-binding protein translates to MAKMTKSALLQALADKTGMTKKDVASFLEKMVELAYSEVKKNGEFVVPGMGKMVKVMRKAREGRNPATGETIKIPAKTVVKFRVAKAAKEAVL
- a CDS encoding PilT/PilU family type 4a pilus ATPase; this encodes MLLDQIFKIGVDKGASDVHLVVNEPPIIRINGVLYRLDDFGIINKKKVEELIYTILTPKQKEDFINTREMDVSHELSSGERFRVNLHFEKGNPGLVARIINTEPPTMESTNMPQIVYRLAELNQGLIILTGPTGCGKSTSLAAIINYINNSRAANIITMEDPIEFVFQPQKSIIRQRQYGFDFVSFPEALKHVLRQDPNVIMVGEMRDLETISSTITLAETGHLVLTTLHTPNASQTIDRIIDIFPPHQQDQIRMQLSMCLIGVIAQQLLPAPDGQSRVVAREIMINTPAVANLIRENKIAQIKTVIQTSSDDGMISMDQYLQQLIKEKLITKEIAKKYAIDGSVFNE